One Pasteurella dagmatis DNA segment encodes these proteins:
- a CDS encoding ABC transporter ATP-binding protein produces MNILQISQLSCGYNSENVLQNLDLQMERNEVLCLLGASGCGKTTLLKAIAGLQEIQQGEILFGNQNLAKLPVEKRQIGVIFQDYALFPHLTVRENIAFGLHQKSAVEKQKIIERMTALVRLTGLLDRYPYELSGGQQQRVAIARALACKPRLLLLDEPFSNIDSQVRYQMIDEIKEILTSQQIPAIFVTHSKEEAFAFADKLAIMDKGKIVQVGDAASLYQIPVNKFVAEFLGNVNYLTCKATSEYGFTSPIGDYQFTQSLTFSDGDPIPVGSTVHWLVRPQSFQIHQDDNSSCIIVKKRFLGPYCQYQVQIGDELFSVQSPKNFPIKTLVRLNYKCEYPTLFRI; encoded by the coding sequence ATGAATATATTACAAATCTCTCAACTTAGCTGTGGTTATAATAGCGAAAACGTCCTACAAAATTTAGACTTACAGATGGAGCGCAATGAAGTTTTATGTCTGCTCGGAGCCAGTGGTTGTGGCAAAACAACATTATTAAAAGCCATTGCAGGTTTACAGGAAATTCAGCAAGGTGAAATTTTATTTGGTAACCAAAACCTTGCCAAACTACCAGTTGAAAAACGTCAAATTGGAGTGATTTTTCAAGACTATGCACTTTTCCCACATTTAACTGTCAGAGAAAACATCGCCTTTGGCTTACATCAAAAAAGTGCCGTCGAGAAACAAAAAATTATCGAAAGAATGACCGCACTTGTTCGTTTAACTGGGTTATTAGATCGCTATCCTTACGAATTATCTGGAGGTCAGCAACAACGTGTGGCTATTGCTAGAGCACTGGCTTGTAAACCTCGCTTACTTTTACTCGATGAGCCATTTTCAAATATTGATAGCCAAGTGCGTTATCAAATGATAGATGAGATTAAAGAGATCCTAACTAGCCAACAAATCCCAGCTATTTTTGTGACACATAGTAAAGAAGAGGCATTTGCCTTCGCAGACAAACTTGCGATTATGGATAAAGGAAAGATCGTCCAAGTTGGCGATGCCGCTAGTCTTTATCAAATACCAGTGAATAAATTCGTAGCTGAATTTTTAGGAAATGTAAATTACTTAACTTGCAAAGCCACTTCAGAGTACGGCTTTACGTCACCGATTGGCGATTATCAATTTACTCAATCCTTAACGTTTTCCGACGGTGACCCAATCCCGGTTGGCTCAACTGTTCATTGGCTTGTCCGCCCACAGAGTTTCCAAATTCATCAGGACGATAATAGTAGCTGTATTATTGTGAAAAAACGCTTTTTAGGGCCGTATTGCCAATATCAAGTTCAAATTGGCGATGAACTCTTTAGCGTACAAAGCCCGAAAAATTTCCCTATAAAAACCCTAGTACGCTTGAATTACAAATGTGAATACCCCACTTTATTTAGGATTTAG
- a CDS encoding ABC transporter permease has product MFSFKKTLWNLTALFIVLYFLLPLLSIFYQSWLADWHNIQHLWKTVLTDYSLNSLLLVLGTVFLSLAFAIPAAWIISTYQFKGQKTLQWVLCLPLAMPAYLVGYLYTDLLDYAGPLQSFLRQLFGWTTPQDYWFPTIRSLGGACFVLAFVLYPYIFLLVRVALLEQSENLIHSAKTLGANAFYLFKKVTLPLIRPAMAIGASLVAMETLGDFGTVYYFAIPTLTTAIYDTWLGYGDLGSASQISLLMLFMIFSLIWLERYSRYKQKTYQRGYEKKHTLKPLLGIKLWLAQIYCWGLVSVAFFIPFLKLIYWSVSYFDMTQTDNFLKYAYHSLSSSSIAAVICVLLALFLHFFNRLSLQKSVSQQHIAQYGLQLSAQGYAIPGTVLAIGILIPYTGADHLVNDILKSFGISPVGLIFSGSMFALISAYTIRFSAMAIGGIETSFQKISPSLDMASRTLGHNGLNMLRRVHMPLLSKGIFTALMMVFIETMKELNASLLLRPFNFDTLATHVFTFTSDEQLEQAALPAIVLVLVGLLPVIWLTRSLVLNSEKER; this is encoded by the coding sequence ATGTTTAGCTTCAAGAAAACGCTTTGGAATTTGACCGCACTTTTCATTGTGCTGTACTTCCTTCTTCCTTTACTCTCTATTTTTTATCAGTCTTGGCTGGCTGATTGGCACAATATCCAACACCTTTGGAAAACAGTTCTTACCGATTACAGTTTAAATTCTCTTCTTCTTGTGTTAGGTACTGTCTTTTTAAGCTTAGCTTTTGCTATTCCTGCGGCTTGGATTATTTCGACTTACCAATTTAAAGGACAAAAAACCTTACAGTGGGTACTTTGTTTACCCCTCGCAATGCCGGCTTATTTAGTAGGCTATTTATATACTGATTTACTCGATTATGCGGGTCCGCTTCAGTCTTTCTTACGCCAATTATTTGGCTGGACCACACCACAAGATTATTGGTTTCCGACAATTCGCTCACTAGGTGGTGCTTGTTTTGTGCTTGCATTTGTGCTTTATCCTTATATTTTCTTACTTGTTCGTGTCGCCTTACTTGAACAATCTGAAAATCTTATACACAGTGCAAAAACATTAGGCGCAAACGCCTTCTATTTATTCAAAAAAGTTACTCTACCACTCATTCGTCCTGCGATGGCAATTGGCGCATCACTTGTAGCAATGGAAACATTAGGGGATTTTGGTACTGTATACTATTTCGCTATTCCAACACTAACCACCGCTATTTATGATACTTGGCTAGGTTATGGTGATTTAGGTTCAGCAAGCCAAATTTCACTACTGATGCTATTTATGATTTTCAGCTTGATTTGGCTAGAACGTTATAGTCGTTATAAACAAAAAACTTACCAACGAGGCTATGAAAAGAAACATACGTTAAAACCACTTTTAGGTATAAAATTATGGCTCGCACAAATATATTGTTGGGGCTTAGTGAGTGTTGCATTCTTCATTCCGTTCCTCAAATTAATTTATTGGTCAGTGTCTTATTTTGATATGACACAAACAGATAATTTTCTAAAATACGCATATCATAGTCTTTCTAGCTCAAGTATTGCAGCTGTGATTTGTGTGTTACTTGCGTTATTTTTACACTTTTTTAACCGTCTTTCATTGCAAAAATCTGTTTCTCAACAACATATAGCCCAATATGGATTACAACTTTCTGCACAAGGCTATGCTATTCCAGGAACTGTATTAGCTATCGGAATTTTGATCCCTTATACCGGAGCAGATCATTTAGTTAATGACATTCTGAAGTCCTTTGGTATATCGCCTGTTGGCTTAATTTTCTCAGGTTCAATGTTTGCCTTAATTTCAGCTTACACTATACGTTTCTCAGCAATGGCAATCGGTGGAATTGAAACCTCATTCCAAAAAATCTCGCCATCATTAGATATGGCAAGTCGGACACTAGGACATAATGGATTAAATATGTTACGCCGTGTGCATATGCCATTATTATCAAAAGGTATCTTTACCGCATTAATGATGGTTTTTATCGAAACAATGAAAGAACTGAATGCATCGTTGTTATTAAGACCATTTAACTTTGATACCCTCGCGACACACGTTTTTACATTCACCTCGGATGAACAATTAGAACAAGCTGCATTACCTGCTATCGTTTTAGTGTTGGTAGGTCTATTACCTGTGATTTGGCTAACTCGCTCTTTAGTGCTTAATTCTGAAAAAGAACGTTAA
- the dmsD gene encoding Tat proofreading chaperone DmsD, which translates to MEMTLISNLGRILGSLFYSAPTSKQNLPLLSFFKLGDWQADCVFLSRETTQQIQEYFSEFELEQLEEEYQRLFIGPHALAVAPWGSVYLDKEEVIFGDSLLAMRTFLQENGIEFTSDNHEPEDHFGLMLMLSAYLAEQYPDKLAFFWGEHFLTWGYRFLTLLQAQPKSFYVGLAILTEQFLLHYHRQLSVVVAEVQLYR; encoded by the coding sequence ATGGAAATGACATTAATTTCAAATTTGGGGCGCATTTTAGGTTCTCTTTTTTACAGCGCTCCCACTTCAAAGCAGAATTTACCGCTACTTTCTTTTTTCAAATTAGGGGATTGGCAAGCTGATTGCGTTTTTTTGTCACGAGAAACTACACAGCAAATTCAGGAATATTTTTCAGAATTTGAACTTGAGCAATTAGAAGAAGAATATCAACGCCTTTTTATTGGTCCTCACGCACTTGCTGTCGCCCCTTGGGGATCTGTGTATTTAGATAAAGAAGAGGTGATTTTTGGTGATTCTTTGCTTGCGATGCGTACTTTCTTACAAGAAAACGGTATTGAGTTTACATCAGATAATCATGAGCCAGAAGATCATTTTGGTCTGATGTTAATGTTATCTGCTTATTTAGCTGAACAATATCCTGATAAATTAGCCTTTTTTTGGGGGGAGCATTTCTTAACTTGGGGTTACCGTTTTTTAACTCTTTTACAGGCACAGCCAAAAAGTTTCTATGTTGGATTGGCGATTTTAACAGAGCAGTTTTTATTACATTATCATAGACAATTGTCTGTTGTTGTGGCTGAAGTTCAACTTTATCGGTAG
- a CDS encoding DEAD/DEAH box helicase, giving the protein MTETTITFNDLGLPEFLLDAVSDLGFETPSPIQQTCIPYLLDGNDVLGMAQTGSGKTAAFSLPLLAQIDLDKKYPQMLVMAPTRELAIQVADACEQFCKYAKNTRIVTLYGGQRYDIQLRALKQGAQVVVGTPGRILDHIRRGTLDLSNLRFMVLDEADEMLRMGFIDDVETVMAELPEEHQTALFSATMPEPIRRITKRFMKDPKEIKIKSTQTTNPDITQSCWYVHGFRKNDALLRFLEVENFDAAIIFTRTKTGTLDVTELLEKHGFRAAALNGDMTQQLREQTLERLRNGSLDILVATDVAARGLDVERISLVVNYDIPLDAESYVHRIGRTGRAGRTGRALLFVEPRERRLLRNIEHLTKKPITEVEVPNHEVLQACRREKFKAKITVQLEHHDLELYRSLLEDMFTADQDQEDIAAAMLMLLQGKQKLILPPDPIIDRKTSRERNDRRERGGRENPRSAERRGYGNPQPMDLYRIEVGRLDGVEVRHIVGAIANEGDINSRYIGHIKLYDDHSTIELPQGMPKELLNIFGKARVMNKQMQMSFVSAVNGGGNRERDDFGGDRRGSKRKGRGEEPRFGREDRKFKEKGNRSFNERPRRERRERKK; this is encoded by the coding sequence ATGACTGAAACAACAATAACTTTCAATGATTTAGGCTTGCCTGAATTTTTACTTGATGCTGTATCTGATCTCGGTTTCGAGACCCCATCTCCAATCCAACAAACCTGTATTCCATATCTTTTAGATGGTAACGATGTGCTTGGTATGGCACAGACAGGTAGTGGTAAAACAGCAGCGTTTTCTCTTCCTTTATTAGCACAAATTGATTTAGATAAGAAATATCCACAAATGTTGGTAATGGCACCAACGCGAGAGCTTGCTATTCAAGTAGCCGATGCTTGTGAGCAATTCTGCAAATATGCGAAAAATACAAGAATAGTGACTCTTTATGGCGGTCAACGCTATGACATTCAATTACGAGCTTTAAAACAAGGCGCACAGGTGGTTGTAGGAACCCCTGGTCGTATTTTAGATCATATTCGTCGTGGCACATTAGATCTATCTAATTTGCGTTTTATGGTGTTAGATGAAGCAGATGAAATGTTACGTATGGGCTTTATTGACGATGTTGAAACGGTAATGGCTGAATTACCAGAAGAACATCAAACAGCGCTTTTCTCGGCAACAATGCCAGAGCCAATTCGCCGCATCACAAAACGTTTTATGAAAGATCCTAAAGAGATCAAAATTAAATCAACTCAAACAACTAATCCTGATATCACACAAAGCTGTTGGTATGTTCACGGTTTCCGTAAAAATGATGCATTATTACGTTTCTTAGAGGTAGAAAACTTCGATGCGGCAATTATTTTTACTCGTACCAAAACAGGTACACTTGATGTGACTGAATTGCTTGAAAAACACGGTTTCCGTGCAGCTGCATTAAACGGTGATATGACACAGCAATTACGTGAGCAAACATTAGAGCGTTTAAGAAATGGCAGCTTAGATATTCTTGTTGCAACAGATGTTGCAGCACGTGGTTTAGATGTTGAGCGTATTAGCTTAGTTGTGAACTATGATATTCCATTAGATGCAGAATCTTACGTTCACCGTATTGGGCGTACAGGTCGTGCGGGCCGTACAGGTCGTGCATTGTTATTTGTTGAACCAAGAGAGCGTCGTTTATTGCGTAATATTGAGCATTTGACCAAGAAACCAATTACTGAGGTTGAAGTACCAAACCACGAAGTGTTACAAGCTTGTCGTCGTGAGAAATTCAAAGCAAAAATTACCGTGCAACTTGAACATCACGATTTAGAACTCTATCGTAGTTTATTGGAAGATATGTTTACCGCAGATCAAGATCAAGAAGATATTGCAGCGGCAATGTTGATGCTTTTACAAGGTAAACAAAAGTTAATTCTTCCACCAGATCCAATTATTGATCGTAAAACCTCACGTGAGCGAAATGATCGTCGTGAGCGTGGTGGCCGTGAAAACCCTCGTTCCGCTGAGCGTCGTGGTTATGGCAATCCACAACCAATGGACTTATACCGTATTGAAGTGGGCCGTTTAGATGGTGTTGAAGTACGACATATCGTTGGTGCAATTGCGAATGAAGGTGATATCAATAGCCGTTATATTGGTCATATTAAGCTTTATGATGATCACTCAACCATTGAGTTACCACAAGGTATGCCAAAAGAATTATTAAATATTTTTGGAAAGGCTCGTGTGATGAACAAACAAATGCAAATGTCATTTGTAAGTGCAGTAAATGGTGGTGGAAACCGAGAACGTGATGATTTTGGTGGTGACCGTCGTGGCAGTAAACGTAAAGGTCGTGGCGAAGAGCCTCGCTTCGGTCGTGAAGATCGTAAATTCAAAGAGAAAGGTAACCGTTCATTTAATGAGCGTCCACGTAGAGAGCGTCGAGAACGTAAAAAATAG
- the dsbB gene encoding disulfide bond formation protein DsbB: MLTYFKILSTQRGGWFLLSLSGILLEATALYFQYGMGLQPCVMCIYERVALLGIIFAGLIGMIYPQSMLLRLFALAIGLWGAIKGLLLALEHLDIQLYPAPWKQCSAFAEFPQTLPLDKWIPAMFHPTGSCTEVSWHFLGFSMVQWIVVVFVLYTLILAVITLSQFKRLRPKQRRLFH; this comes from the coding sequence ATGCTGACTTATTTCAAAATACTCTCAACTCAACGAGGCGGATGGTTCCTGTTAAGCCTATCAGGAATATTACTAGAAGCAACCGCACTTTACTTTCAATATGGAATGGGTTTACAACCTTGTGTGATGTGTATTTATGAGCGCGTTGCGCTTTTAGGCATTATTTTCGCAGGTTTAATTGGAATGATTTACCCACAGTCAATGTTATTACGTTTATTCGCATTAGCGATTGGATTGTGGGGAGCAATAAAAGGTTTATTACTGGCATTAGAGCATTTAGATATCCAACTTTATCCCGCACCTTGGAAACAATGCTCTGCCTTTGCAGAGTTTCCTCAAACCTTACCATTAGATAAATGGATTCCTGCCATGTTTCACCCTACAGGTTCTTGCACAGAGGTAAGCTGGCACTTTTTAGGTTTCTCAATGGTACAATGGATTGTTGTGGTATTTGTGCTTTATACACTCATACTAGCCGTTATCACTCTAAGCCAATTTAAACGTTTAAGGCCCAAACAACGTAGATTATTCCACTAA
- the nhaB gene encoding Na(+)/H(+) antiporter NhaB, with the protein MSYSQAFLKNFLGTSPDWYKIAIVVFLIINPIIFFFVSPFLAGWLLVAEFILTLAMALKCYPLQPGGLLALEAVAIGMTHPDHVKAEILANFEVILLLIFMVAGIYFMKQLLLFVFTKLLLSIRSKIILSFSFCLSAAFLSAFLDALTVVAVIISVGMGFYGVYHKVASGSSFTDSTDITSDERIGSNKETLEQFRAFLRSLMMHAGVGTALGGVMTMVGEPQNLIIAEQAQWGFVEFFLRMLPVTLPTLVCGLLTCVLLEKFAIFGYGAKLPRKVWGVLAKFDRNNQQKMTKQDRLKLVVQALVGIWLIIGLAFHLAAVGIIGLTVIILTTSLCGITSEHALGKAFQESLPFTALLVVFFSVVAVIIDQHLFGPIIQFVLAASESTQLMLFYVFNGLLSAISDNVFVATVYINETKAALQAGLISQNQYELLAVAINTGTNLPSVATPNGQAAFLFLLTSSLAPLIRLSYGRMVVMALPYTIVLSLVGLFAVEFFLPELTVILTQLGLIKVV; encoded by the coding sequence ATGAGTTATTCTCAAGCATTCCTAAAAAACTTTTTAGGAACAAGCCCTGATTGGTACAAAATTGCAATTGTTGTATTTTTAATTATCAATCCAATTATTTTCTTTTTCGTAAGTCCCTTTTTAGCTGGTTGGTTATTAGTTGCTGAATTTATTCTCACTCTCGCAATGGCACTAAAATGTTACCCATTACAACCTGGTGGCTTATTAGCACTTGAAGCTGTTGCGATCGGAATGACACATCCGGATCATGTAAAAGCTGAAATTTTGGCAAATTTCGAGGTAATCCTGCTATTAATCTTTATGGTGGCAGGTATCTATTTCATGAAACAATTATTGCTATTTGTGTTTACAAAACTACTCCTTTCTATTCGTTCTAAGATAATCCTCTCATTCTCTTTCTGTTTAAGTGCAGCCTTCTTATCCGCCTTCCTTGATGCATTAACTGTTGTTGCGGTAATTATTAGCGTAGGGATGGGTTTTTATGGTGTTTATCATAAAGTCGCATCAGGTAGCTCATTTACTGACTCAACAGATATTACAAGCGATGAGCGCATTGGTAGTAATAAAGAAACGTTAGAGCAATTCCGTGCCTTTTTACGTAGTCTAATGATGCACGCAGGTGTTGGTACGGCTTTAGGTGGCGTAATGACAATGGTAGGTGAGCCACAAAACTTAATTATTGCAGAACAAGCGCAATGGGGATTTGTCGAATTTTTCTTGCGTATGTTGCCTGTTACATTACCAACGTTAGTCTGTGGCTTATTGACTTGTGTATTATTAGAAAAATTCGCCATTTTCGGTTATGGCGCTAAACTTCCTCGTAAAGTATGGGGTGTATTAGCAAAATTTGATCGCAATAACCAACAAAAAATGACGAAACAAGACCGCTTAAAATTAGTAGTGCAAGCATTAGTCGGAATTTGGCTAATCATAGGTTTAGCCTTCCACTTAGCAGCAGTGGGGATCATTGGTTTAACTGTAATAATTTTGACAACATCGTTATGTGGTATCACGAGCGAACATGCTCTTGGTAAAGCGTTCCAAGAATCTTTGCCATTTACAGCATTGTTAGTGGTTTTCTTCTCAGTAGTGGCTGTAATTATAGATCAACATCTTTTTGGTCCAATTATCCAATTTGTATTAGCAGCATCAGAAAGCACACAATTAATGTTGTTCTATGTATTTAATGGTTTACTTTCTGCGATTTCAGATAATGTATTTGTTGCAACAGTGTATATCAATGAAACCAAAGCAGCATTACAAGCAGGTTTAATTTCACAAAATCAATATGAATTACTTGCAGTGGCAATTAATACAGGTACTAACTTGCCATCAGTTGCAACACCAAATGGACAAGCTGCATTCTTATTCTTATTGACCTCCTCATTGGCACCATTAATTCGCCTATCTTACGGTAGAATGGTAGTTATGGCATTACCTTACACAATTGTTTTGTCATTAGTCGGTTTATTTGCAGTGGAATTCTTTTTACCCGAGCTAACTGTTATACTGACTCAATTAGGCTTAATCAAAGTGGTCTAA
- a CDS encoding Fe(3+) ABC transporter substrate-binding protein has translation MKKISTLALALSAVISTSALAANEVNVYSYRQPYLIEPMLKDFEKDTGIKVNVIFADKGLVDRVKREGELSPADVLLTVDISRVMELVKSGLAQPIHSEVLEKNIPAQFRDSKDEWFALTSRARVIYTSKDRVGKLPADFSYYDLAKPEYKGKVCVRSGKNAYNVSLVASIIAHDGEEKAKEFLTGLKANLAQKPQGGDRDQVKAIKEGICDYSLGNSYYFGKMLDDEKQRSWAEAVYLNFPNQKAHGTHVNISGVVVAKHAPNKANAVKLLEYLSGDKAQHLYAELNHEFPVKPGVERSKLVASWGDFKADSIALEKIAENYDKALKLIDEVKFDL, from the coding sequence ATGAAAAAAATCTCAACACTTGCATTAGCTTTATCCGCTGTTATTTCTACTTCAGCTCTAGCTGCAAATGAAGTCAATGTTTATTCTTACCGCCAACCATACTTGATCGAGCCAATGTTAAAAGACTTCGAAAAAGATACTGGCATTAAAGTAAACGTGATTTTTGCTGATAAAGGTTTAGTCGATCGCGTAAAACGCGAAGGAGAATTAAGTCCAGCAGACGTGCTATTAACTGTTGATATTAGCCGAGTGATGGAACTTGTCAAATCAGGTTTAGCACAACCAATTCATAGTGAAGTTCTTGAGAAAAATATTCCAGCACAATTCCGTGATTCAAAAGATGAGTGGTTTGCATTAACATCTCGTGCTCGTGTAATTTATACCTCTAAAGATCGCGTGGGTAAATTACCAGCTGATTTTTCATACTATGATTTAGCAAAACCAGAATACAAAGGTAAAGTATGTGTACGTTCTGGTAAAAATGCTTATAACGTTTCATTAGTTGCCTCAATCATTGCACACGATGGTGAAGAAAAAGCAAAAGAATTTTTAACAGGTTTAAAAGCTAATTTGGCGCAAAAGCCACAAGGTGGAGACCGAGACCAAGTAAAAGCAATCAAAGAAGGTATCTGTGACTACTCATTAGGTAACAGCTACTACTTCGGTAAAATGTTAGACGATGAAAAACAACGTAGTTGGGCAGAAGCGGTTTATTTAAACTTCCCTAACCAAAAAGCTCACGGTACCCACGTCAACATTAGTGGTGTGGTTGTTGCAAAACACGCACCAAATAAAGCTAATGCAGTGAAATTACTTGAATACCTAAGCGGTGACAAAGCACAACATTTATATGCTGAATTAAACCACGAATTCCCTGTTAAACCGGGTGTTGAACGTTCTAAACTGGTTGCTTCTTGGGGAGATTTCAAGGCTGACAGTATTGCATTAGAAAAAATAGCAGAAAACTATGACAAAGCATTAAAATTAATTGACGAAGTAAAATTTGATCTTTAA
- the fadR gene encoding fatty acid metabolism transcriptional regulator FadR gives MNNDQPILKAQSPAGLAEEYIVRSIWNNHFPPGSDLPAERELAEKIGVTRTTLREVLQRLARDGWLNIQHGKPTKVNDIWETSGLNILEVLIRLDSTKLPSLISNVLSARTNISAIYIQKAFKLEPEKSLVLFDNLDSLEDTAEAYTEFDYDLFRKLAFTSDNPVYGLILNSLKKLYTRVGVFYFSNPEARILAKNFYSALRELCKTQRLDEVKDCIRQYGKDSGVIWVNMQAFLPENFVQ, from the coding sequence ATGAATAACGATCAACCAATCTTAAAAGCACAGAGTCCGGCTGGTTTAGCGGAAGAGTATATCGTCAGAAGTATCTGGAATAACCATTTTCCGCCAGGTTCCGATTTACCTGCTGAACGAGAATTAGCGGAAAAAATTGGTGTAACACGCACAACATTGCGTGAGGTATTGCAGCGTTTAGCTCGTGATGGCTGGTTAAATATCCAACATGGTAAGCCAACAAAAGTAAACGATATTTGGGAAACATCGGGCTTGAACATTTTAGAAGTGCTAATTCGCTTAGATAGCACCAAACTGCCAAGCTTGATTTCGAATGTGTTATCAGCAAGAACAAACATTTCTGCAATTTATATTCAAAAAGCTTTTAAATTAGAGCCTGAAAAGTCTTTAGTGCTATTTGATAATTTAGATTCATTGGAAGATACAGCAGAAGCTTATACAGAGTTTGACTATGATTTATTCCGTAAATTAGCCTTTACTTCTGATAATCCAGTTTATGGTTTAATTTTAAACAGCCTAAAAAAATTATATACTCGTGTGGGGGTGTTTTATTTCTCTAACCCAGAAGCACGTATATTAGCGAAGAACTTTTATAGCGCATTAAGAGAGCTTTGCAAAACGCAACGTTTAGATGAGGTGAAAGACTGTATCCGTCAATACGGAAAAGACAGTGGCGTTATTTGGGTGAATATGCAAGCGTTTTTACCAGAGAATTTTGTTCAGTAA
- the mltF gene encoding membrane-bound lytic murein transglycosylase MltF, with product MKGLFLRIIAIFALFLWAIDMVFPWQSIMQSEENRYTAIQSRGKLVVGTINNPISYFIDHSGQAAGLEYELSKAFADYLNVELEILPMSNGDELFKALGNNEIDIAAANLLYQPKKLEQFQVGPTYYSASWQLVYRKGTERPRHLGQLKGKLGITSGSELTALLQEAKEKYPELVWSVNDKLTPEELLIQMANGKIDYVIANSIDVSAVQQIKPNVAVAFDLTDESTVHWYLPSNSYSELQASLLDFMNKAIETGLVARIEEKYFNHLTQFDYVDTRSYLKAIDTVLPKYAPIFEKYKGDLDWRLLAAIAYQESHWNPDATSPTGVRGMMMLTKATAERMKIADRTDPEQSIKAGSDYLHWLITQMPDTINHEERIWFALAAYNMGLGHLLDARRLTKNLGGDPDNWLDVKKNLPLLAEKRYYTNLKYGYARGYEAFHYVENIRRYMNSIVNYYRIQQNKPEDSEEINSVEQSQNTQKQEAATLQ from the coding sequence TTGAAAGGATTATTTCTACGTATTATTGCAATCTTCGCCTTATTCCTATGGGCGATAGATATGGTGTTCCCTTGGCAATCTATTATGCAATCGGAAGAAAACCGATATACTGCGATTCAATCAAGAGGTAAACTCGTGGTCGGGACGATCAATAACCCGATTTCTTATTTTATTGATCATTCAGGACAAGCTGCTGGCTTAGAATATGAATTGAGTAAAGCATTTGCTGATTACCTCAATGTTGAGTTGGAGATTTTACCAATGTCGAATGGGGATGAACTATTCAAAGCGTTGGGTAATAACGAAATTGATATTGCAGCAGCTAACTTATTGTATCAACCGAAAAAGCTTGAGCAGTTTCAAGTTGGGCCAACTTACTATTCAGCCTCTTGGCAACTAGTTTATCGTAAAGGTACTGAACGCCCACGCCATTTAGGTCAGTTGAAAGGCAAGCTAGGCATTACTTCTGGTTCAGAATTGACCGCACTTTTACAGGAAGCAAAAGAAAAATATCCAGAGTTGGTTTGGTCAGTGAATGACAAGCTAACTCCTGAAGAATTACTTATCCAAATGGCAAATGGCAAAATTGATTATGTGATTGCCAATTCTATTGATGTATCTGCTGTGCAGCAGATTAAGCCAAATGTGGCGGTAGCATTTGATTTAACTGATGAGTCAACGGTGCATTGGTATTTACCAAGCAATTCATATAGCGAGCTTCAAGCTTCTTTATTGGATTTCATGAATAAGGCTATCGAAACAGGATTGGTTGCACGTATTGAAGAAAAATACTTTAATCATTTAACTCAATTTGACTATGTGGACACTCGTAGCTATCTAAAGGCAATTGATACTGTATTACCCAAGTATGCTCCGATTTTTGAAAAATATAAAGGGGATTTAGATTGGCGTTTATTAGCTGCAATTGCGTATCAAGAATCTCACTGGAACCCTGATGCGACATCGCCCACAGGCGTACGTGGTATGATGATGCTGACTAAAGCTACTGCAGAGCGAATGAAAATTGCAGATCGAACTGATCCAGAACAAAGTATTAAAGCAGGTTCTGATTATTTACATTGGCTTATTACGCAAATGCCTGATACTATCAATCATGAAGAACGTATTTGGTTTGCTTTAGCTGCTTATAATATGGGACTTGGGCATTTGCTTGATGCTCGTCGTTTGACAAAAAATTTAGGCGGTGATCCAGATAATTGGTTAGATGTGAAAAAGAACCTTCCATTATTGGCAGAAAAACGTTATTACACTAATTTGAAATATGGGTATGCACGAGGTTATGAAGCGTTCCATTATGTTGAGAATATTCGCCGCTATATGAATAGCATTGTGAATTATTACCGTATTCAACAAAATAAGCCAGAAGACTCTGAGGAAATCAATAGCGTGGAACAATCGCAAAATACTCAGAAGCAAGAGGCTGCTACATTACAATAA